One part of the Drosophila willistoni isolate 14030-0811.24 unplaced genomic scaffold, UCI_dwil_1.1 Seg29.1, whole genome shotgun sequence genome encodes these proteins:
- the LOC124461266 gene encoding leucine-rich repeat protein 1-like — protein MEGKDVINLRLNTVTAMAQKSKLQTKMAINRHSDYPIKVFPRYLQSLTIDNTQLVKLSYHICSLRNLTHLDVSNNKLRKLPVELGRLHLSKLVLHDNNLGEIDDWSFLNGSKLRDSLRELDLSANDLTCLPLPVVKCHKLVNLNLNYNNLTHLPFAIRRLRRLRSLYVSENKLKSLPAAIDDLRIEILDVWRNSFKGLNGLAFASDADGASTHSPEPLWLQAVA, from the exons ATGGAAGGCAAGGATGTCATCAATTTGAGACTAAATACAGTCACTGCCATGGCACAAAAATCAAAGTTACAGACGAAAATGGCTATAAATCGTCACAGTGACTATCCCATCAAGGtctttcctcgatatctaCAATCCCTAACAATAGACAATACGCAATTGGTTAAATTGAGCTATCATATATGCTCCTTACGGAATCTAACCCACCTGGATGTATCCAACAATAAGTTGCGTAAG TTACCTGTTGAACTGGGGAGATTACACTTGAGCAAGCTCGTCCTCCATGACAATAATCTGGGTGAAATAGacgattggtcatttctaaaTGGCAGCAAATTACGAGACTCCCTGCGCGAATTGGATTTATCGGCCAACGATTTGACATGTTTGCCTTTGCCTGTGGTCAAGTGCCACAAATTGGTTAACTTGAATCTCAATTACAATAATTTGACTCATCTACCCTTTGCCATACGTCGCCTGAGAAGATTACGCTCGCTTTACGTGTcggaaaacaaattaaaatccCTGCCAGCTGCCATAGATGATTTACGTATTGAAATCTTGGATGTTTGGCGTAATTCATTCAAGGGTCTCAATGGCCTGGCCTTTGCTTCCGATGCGGACGGAGCTTCAACTCATTCGCCTGAACCTCTCTGGCTTCAAGCTGTGGCCTAA